TTTTAAAGAAATCTATTATAAATATAGCAATTATAGGTGAAAAATCCATTGGTAATCCAGGAATTAATTTATCCTGTAACCTTTTAAGTGGTTCTAAAAAAGGATAAGTAAAATTGCGTATTATACTTATAAACCTATTCCCTTGCATTTGTGGAATCCACGAAGCTATAATTTCTATGAATATAGCTAATTCTAATAAGTTAAATAACGTATTAAGAACCATAGTAATACTATATAGCAAATCTTATTCCCCCTATTTTGACCAATTAAACACAGCTTTTGAACTAAGCTCATTTTTTAGCTCATTTGTTACTTCAACATTAGAAGGTGATAGAATATATACACCTTTTTCAATTTGTTGTAATTCTCCACCTAAGGCATAACAAGAACCACTTATAAAATCTAATAATCTTTGTGCAATTTTTAATTCTAAAACTGTTGTATTTACTAGAACTATTCTTCTATTTTTAAGTGCTTCACAAATTTCAGTTGCTTCTTCATAATCTACCGGTTTTGTAATTGTAACCTTTGCATTTGAAGATGTATGGATATTTACAACTTTACTATTTTTCTTATTTGTAATAACCGGTTCTATTTCATCTTCATCTCTCATCTCATTTTCATATTCTTCATCCTCATAATTATCATAGTCTTCATAATCCTCAAACCCTAATAAAGATTTAACCTTTGATAAAATCTTGCTCATTTTTTACTCCCCCTGTATTATAATTTCTTTCTCCGAATATCCCTGTTCCTATTCTAACTAAATTAGAACCTTCTTCTATAGCTGTCATATAATCATGAGTCATTCCCATGGATAATATGTTCATATTAATATTATTATATTTTTTCTCTTTAAGTTCTTCAAATATCTTTTTTGTTTTTTTGAAATAAGCTCTATTACTATCTTCATTTCCTTTTGGAATAATCACCATTATACCATTTACAGAAACATGGTTACATTTTTCAATTAATTCTATAAATTCATATAAATTTTCCTCTAGAATTCCACTTTTGCTTTCTTCTCTTCCAATATTAATTTGAATTAATACATTAGCTACTTTATTAGCTTTTCCAAAAACCTTTTCTATTTCGTTTAATAAACTACTATTCGCTAGAGAATGTATTAAATAAACGTTATCCACTAAATATTTAACTTTATTACTTTGAAGTTGCCCTATGAAATGCCATCTTACATCATCATGAAAATTTTCTGATTTTTTTATTAATTCTTGTACTTTATTCTCTCCAAAATCTCTCATGCCTGCTATATATGCTTCTTCTAGTGCTTCTAGTGGCTTTGTTTTAGAAACAGCTAAAAGCCTTACATCTTCTGGAATTCTAGATTTTAGTTCTTCTATATTTTGCTTAATCCCCATAATTTAACACCTTACAACTATTCCTTTCTATGCTACACTTAGTTTATATTCTATATAACTTTAAAATTTCCTTCAAAAATATAAATTAAATTTTATTTTTTACTCTCATCTCTCTCCATATATTTAATATTTGCGTTTGATGTTGTTGGCGGCATGATGATTTTATCTATTTCTTCAATATTTACATAAAGCTTTCTAAATATAAGCTCTTTAACATGACTTCCATCTTCTAAAAGAGCTGCTTTTAATTTTTCAGGATCTCCTATAGCATAAATATTAAATGGAGCATACTCCATTCCACCATCATCAAATCCAATAAATGCCCAGTTGCAGATTACTCCAGACCAGGGAATAACTCTATGGCTATTAACACTAATAGCTTCTGCTCCAGCCACTCGAAGCTCATTTAATATTA
The DNA window shown above is from Clostridium beijerinckii and carries:
- a CDS encoding cell division protein SepF translates to MSKILSKVKSLLGFEDYEDYDNYEDEEYENEMRDEDEIEPVITNKKNSKVVNIHTSSNAKVTITKPVDYEEATEICEALKNRRIVLVNTTVLELKIAQRLLDFISGSCYALGGELQQIEKGVYILSPSNVEVTNELKNELSSKAVFNWSK
- a CDS encoding YggS family pyridoxal phosphate-dependent enzyme, which encodes MGIKQNIEELKSRIPEDVRLLAVSKTKPLEALEEAYIAGMRDFGENKVQELIKKSENFHDDVRWHFIGQLQSNKVKYLVDNVYLIHSLANSSLLNEIEKVFGKANKVANVLIQINIGREESKSGILEENLYEFIELIEKCNHVSVNGIMVIIPKGNEDSNRAYFKKTKKIFEELKEKKYNNINMNILSMGMTHDYMTAIEEGSNLVRIGTGIFGERNYNTGGVKNEQDFIKG
- a CDS encoding YggT family protein, which gives rise to MLYSITMVLNTLFNLLELAIFIEIIASWIPQMQGNRFISIIRNFTYPFLEPLKRLQDKLIPGLPMDFSPIIAIFIIDFFKRILISI